In the genome of Vibrio sp. 16, one region contains:
- a CDS encoding GNAT family N-acetyltransferase, producing the protein MDAIEANVELEAALLDYATECCDSGIEMYQRAIADPKGYLASLVARKSADCAELPEGWLPSTTYYCVEHGRVLGAIRVRAGTNDWVENVIGHIGYETRPSARGKGVARFLLAWVVKNAIESRAIVTCNVANLASRRVIESCGGEFLGEFDGGSEGRVRRYAFYRN; encoded by the coding sequence ATGGACGCTATTGAAGCTAATGTCGAACTGGAAGCGGCGCTCCTTGATTATGCGACCGAATGTTGTGATTCCGGCATTGAGATGTACCAACGGGCAATCGCTGATCCAAAAGGGTATTTAGCCAGTCTTGTCGCGCGAAAAAGTGCAGATTGCGCCGAACTCCCAGAGGGTTGGCTCCCTAGCACCACATATTATTGCGTTGAACACGGTCGAGTATTGGGAGCCATTCGTGTGCGCGCCGGTACGAATGACTGGGTCGAAAACGTTATTGGCCATATCGGCTATGAAACACGGCCATCCGCACGTGGGAAAGGGGTAGCAAGATTTCTTCTCGCTTGGGTGGTAAAAAATGCGATTGAAAGCCGAGCCATCGTGACCTGCAACGTGGCGAATCTTGCTTCTCGCCGCGTGATTGAATCTTGTGGTGGAGAGTTTTTGGGTGAGTTTGATGGCGGCAGTGAAGGACGCGTGCGTCGCTATGCGTTTTATCGAAACTGA
- a CDS encoding YdcH family protein yields the protein MLGEDHSLLSEFPEFKETILALAKTDDVFLTDMKAYDGLDKEIRTLELRDSPISDEEMHQMKHDRAMQKDNLHQRILKAHQ from the coding sequence ATGTTAGGTGAAGATCATTCATTACTCAGTGAGTTTCCAGAATTTAAGGAGACAATCCTTGCTCTAGCGAAAACAGACGATGTGTTTTTAACCGACATGAAAGCGTATGACGGGCTAGATAAGGAGATAAGAACGTTAGAGTTGAGAGACTCTCCGATCAGCGATGAAGAAATGCATCAAATGAAACACGATAGGGCGATGCAAAAAGATAATCTTCACCAGCGTATTCTTAAAGCTCATCAGTAG
- a CDS encoding YajD family HNH nuclease, which yields MSSDRYGTSASYKRQEAGYREKALKLYPWVCGSCAREFVYSNLRELTVHHKDHDHTNNPEDGSNWELLCLYCHDHEHSKYLEHERYGSEVKPGEDEHQGATYNPFADLANMLKK from the coding sequence ATGTCATCAGATCGTTACGGAACCAGCGCAAGTTACAAGCGCCAAGAAGCGGGTTACAGAGAAAAAGCGTTAAAGCTCTATCCTTGGGTATGTGGGAGTTGTGCAAGAGAGTTTGTTTACTCAAATCTGCGCGAGCTCACCGTTCATCATAAAGATCATGACCACACCAATAATCCAGAAGATGGCAGCAACTGGGAGCTATTGTGCCTATATTGTCACGATCATGAGCACAGTAAATACCTAGAACATGAACGCTATGGCAGTGAAGTAAAGCCGGGTGAAGATGAGCACCAAGGAGCGACGTACAACCCATTTGCGGATTTAGCCAACATGCTCAAAAAGTGA